Proteins from a genomic interval of Paenibacillus lentus:
- a CDS encoding class I SAM-dependent methyltransferase: MTEWYERSFGEDYLLVYKHRDVQGAKREVHTMISWLELPAGAKVLDLCCGMGRHSMALVEAGYKVTGIDLSDVLLREARHQDPEGRVTWLKGDMRNLPLEGSFDAVVNLFSSFGYFEEDTEHIKVLKEIRRVLKPGGRFIIDFLNPSYTVKHLVSRSERVDEGQHITEERSIQNGYVKKHITIRNIEPGASDEPRYYLERIKLYNREDFTAMLTESGLQLEHVYGGYGDIPYDAEASPRMIMVGKSI; encoded by the coding sequence ATGACGGAGTGGTATGAACGTAGCTTTGGTGAAGATTATTTACTGGTCTATAAACATCGCGACGTACAGGGAGCGAAACGCGAAGTACATACGATGATTTCCTGGTTAGAGTTGCCTGCTGGAGCAAAAGTGTTGGATCTTTGCTGTGGCATGGGGCGGCATTCCATGGCATTAGTAGAAGCCGGATATAAGGTTACCGGCATAGATTTATCGGACGTCCTGCTGCGGGAGGCACGTCATCAAGATCCGGAAGGACGCGTAACGTGGCTCAAGGGCGATATGCGCAATTTACCGCTGGAGGGCAGCTTTGATGCTGTCGTTAATTTATTCTCCTCCTTCGGCTATTTTGAGGAGGATACAGAGCATATTAAGGTGTTGAAGGAAATTCGCCGAGTTCTGAAGCCGGGCGGACGATTCATTATTGATTTCCTAAATCCTTCTTATACTGTAAAGCATCTGGTTTCTCGATCCGAACGTGTAGATGAAGGTCAGCATATTACAGAGGAACGCAGCATTCAGAATGGGTATGTGAAGAAGCATATTACGATTCGAAATATAGAGCCGGGTGCTTCCGATGAGCCAAGGTATTATTTAGAACGGATAAAGCTGTATAATCGCGAAGATTTTACAGCAATGCTGACGGAAAGCGGCCTGCAATTGGAGCATGTCTATGGAGGCTATGGCGATATACCCTATGATGCTGAGGCTTCTCCGCGAATGATTATGGTCGGGAAATCCATATGA
- a CDS encoding dipeptidase — protein sequence MSYESYFQKYREQHLEELKQLLTIPSISALSEHKPDIAKAAEWISNSLSSAGLENVEIIPTKGHPIIYADHLHAPGKPTVLVYGHYDVQPVDPLHLWDTPPFEPTVRDGKLYARGATDDKGQLFLHIKAVEAILKEEKELPVNIKFCIEGEEEIASSNLPPYLDEHKDKLAADVVLISDTALLEPGKPAICIGLRGLCSLEVTVHTANTDLHSGTFGGGVPNALHAIVSLLASLHDDKGRIAVEGFYEGVPELTPTMREEFAKQQFNEDKLKADLGLDTLYGEEGYSFVERTGARPTLELNGVYGGFQGEGSKTVIPKEAHAKITCRLVGNQDPQDILDKIEAHLKQHVQPGAKLNIVQVEKARAFTIDPANPMLQKAADAYERVYGTRALFTNDGGSIPIVETLSRVLDAPVVMMGFGLPDENLHAPNEHFNLENFDKGLLTIVDYLKLL from the coding sequence ATGAGCTATGAGTCCTATTTTCAAAAATATAGGGAACAACATTTAGAGGAATTAAAGCAATTACTGACGATACCTAGCATTTCCGCCCTATCTGAGCATAAGCCTGATATCGCAAAAGCTGCGGAGTGGATTTCCAACTCGTTATCGAGCGCAGGGCTGGAGAATGTGGAAATCATTCCGACTAAGGGACACCCGATTATTTATGCAGACCATCTTCATGCTCCAGGGAAACCAACCGTGCTCGTCTATGGGCATTATGATGTTCAACCAGTAGATCCGCTGCATTTATGGGATACACCCCCGTTTGAACCGACTGTCCGAGACGGCAAGTTATATGCGCGCGGAGCAACAGATGATAAAGGCCAGCTTTTTCTTCATATTAAAGCCGTGGAGGCTATATTAAAGGAAGAGAAAGAACTTCCGGTCAACATTAAGTTTTGCATTGAAGGCGAGGAGGAAATCGCCAGCTCTAACCTTCCGCCTTATTTGGATGAGCATAAGGATAAGTTAGCCGCCGATGTCGTACTCATCTCCGATACGGCTCTCCTGGAGCCGGGCAAGCCGGCCATCTGTATCGGCCTTCGCGGACTATGCTCCTTAGAAGTCACGGTACACACCGCCAATACGGATCTTCACTCGGGAACCTTCGGGGGCGGCGTACCGAATGCACTGCATGCCATCGTTTCCTTGTTGGCTTCGCTCCATGATGACAAAGGAAGAATAGCCGTAGAGGGCTTCTATGAAGGCGTGCCTGAACTAACTCCCACCATGCGTGAGGAGTTTGCCAAGCAGCAGTTTAATGAGGATAAGCTAAAAGCCGATCTGGGCCTGGATACACTTTATGGTGAAGAAGGCTATAGCTTCGTGGAGCGAACTGGTGCGCGTCCCACGCTGGAGCTCAACGGGGTTTATGGCGGTTTTCAGGGTGAAGGCTCCAAGACCGTCATTCCGAAAGAGGCTCATGCCAAAATTACCTGCCGCCTAGTCGGCAATCAGGATCCGCAGGATATTTTGGACAAAATCGAAGCGCACTTAAAGCAACATGTCCAGCCTGGCGCGAAATTAAACATCGTCCAAGTGGAGAAGGCACGTGCGTTCACCATCGATCCGGCGAATCCAATGCTGCAAAAAGCGGCAGATGCTTATGAACGCGTATACGGCACCCGCGCCCTGTTCACGAACGACGGCGGCTCCATCCCGATTGTCGAAACATTATCCCGGGTCCTAGATGCCCCGGTCGTCATGATGGGCTTCGGACTCCCTGACGAGAACCTCCATGCTCCGAACGAGCACTTTAATTTGGAGAACTTCGATAAAGGGCTGCTAACGATCGTGGATTACTTGAAAT
- a CDS encoding peptidylprolyl isomerase gives MEDKDKKELESQGKKNEAGSAQESSSQETAAAEKAGSAAETVIDAEATLTDEASVNTDLADKVDAEADTETDTETDTEADTEAASGTEAEAHEKAATEVRAEKNISAGGQAFPQFDSTPPPSSGSSNIWPIISLVLAAVLVIVLVLPLVGGKKDVVATVNGAKITQDELYNELVKAGGGEQAKQALEAMIRKMLIKQEAKKKNIVVSEEDIQSEIDNYVKSFGSLEILEQMLQQYGMTLDDLKQDAELNVMVSKLLKDKTNVTDEEVKEIFETYKESFNTPEQVRTSVILVETEEEANEVIQQLKDGKDFAELAQDKSLDTFTRELGGDTGFFGRGQVEPAIEEAAFKLQKDEISGAVKTDDGYRVIKLTDRKEAKEATFEESKDEIRKNLVAQQVSELFEEWINEVESDAKITNKLSNTGNTVNGEADNGNSAS, from the coding sequence ATGGAAGATAAGGATAAGAAGGAACTAGAATCACAAGGGAAGAAGAACGAAGCTGGCTCAGCGCAAGAGAGCTCTTCCCAAGAGACTGCGGCAGCGGAAAAGGCAGGTTCGGCTGCGGAAACGGTGATAGATGCGGAAGCGACCTTAACAGACGAAGCAAGTGTAAACACTGACTTAGCAGATAAAGTTGATGCAGAAGCAGATACAGAAACAGATACAGAAACAGATACAGAAGCAGATACAGAGGCTGCATCCGGTACTGAGGCAGAGGCTCATGAGAAAGCCGCCACCGAAGTCCGAGCAGAAAAGAACATCTCAGCCGGAGGACAAGCATTCCCTCAGTTTGACTCCACTCCTCCTCCGAGCTCCGGTTCATCCAATATATGGCCGATCATTTCTTTAGTTCTAGCAGCTGTGCTAGTCATTGTATTGGTGCTGCCACTGGTTGGAGGCAAGAAGGATGTCGTGGCAACAGTTAATGGAGCTAAAATTACCCAGGATGAACTCTATAACGAGTTGGTGAAGGCAGGTGGAGGCGAACAAGCCAAGCAGGCGTTGGAAGCGATGATCAGGAAGATGCTGATCAAGCAGGAGGCCAAGAAGAAGAATATTGTGGTATCGGAAGAAGATATTCAATCCGAAATCGATAATTATGTGAAATCCTTCGGCAGTCTTGAAATATTGGAGCAAATGCTTCAACAGTACGGCATGACATTGGACGATTTGAAACAGGATGCTGAGCTGAATGTTATGGTGTCCAAGCTGCTTAAGGACAAAACCAACGTAACGGATGAAGAAGTGAAGGAAATCTTCGAAACGTACAAAGAATCCTTCAACACTCCGGAACAGGTTCGCACTTCGGTTATTTTGGTAGAGACCGAGGAAGAAGCAAATGAAGTCATTCAGCAGCTGAAGGACGGTAAGGATTTTGCGGAGCTGGCTCAGGACAAATCGCTAGATACATTCACGAGGGAGCTTGGCGGAGATACCGGATTCTTTGGACGGGGACAGGTAGAGCCAGCTATCGAAGAAGCGGCCTTTAAGCTGCAGAAGGATGAAATTAGCGGTGCTGTGAAAACGGATGATGGATATAGAGTCATCAAGCTAACCGATCGTAAGGAAGCTAAAGAGGCGACATTCGAGGAGAGCAAAGATGAAATTCGCAAGAACTTGGTAGCACAGCAAGTATCGGAATTATTCGAGGAATGGATCAATGAGGTGGAGAGCGACGCCAAGATCACGAATAAATTATCGAATACGGGGAACACAGTCAATGGTGAAGCTGATAATGGTAATTCAGCGAGTTAA
- a CDS encoding MBL fold metallo-hydrolase translates to MISERFQEWAQAGLIQIPITMAPPLRQVNSYLLRGPEGVTIIDPGPRTEVTEKEWEAVWRELEIHPSEISSIVLTHHHPDHFGLAGYLQSLTQAQVYMSARAYEEAERMWGIESTINEELSVLFRQHGMPDEWLMRLPQHLHGFIAQVTPFPKATFVTEDQFLTMGGRRWEPIMSGGHAPGHMSFYDRDKKIMICGDAVLPQISPNISLLPGSETHPLKAFISGLERLHKYDVRMAFPGHRSPFDYFHERISLLIQHHEQRLLRMEQLLRNEPLTGFQVCSSVFGTKLGIHQMRFAMSETLAHLTELVRQGRVAKQDSAGGKEIRFSARQQSCSAQ, encoded by the coding sequence ATGATTTCCGAAAGGTTTCAGGAGTGGGCGCAAGCGGGATTGATTCAGATTCCGATAACGATGGCTCCCCCGCTGCGCCAAGTGAACAGTTACCTGCTTCGCGGCCCCGAGGGAGTTACCATTATAGATCCAGGGCCGCGAACGGAAGTGACTGAAAAGGAATGGGAAGCCGTCTGGAGAGAGCTTGAAATACATCCAAGTGAAATTTCCTCGATTGTTTTGACTCACCATCATCCTGATCATTTCGGGCTTGCTGGGTATTTGCAGTCATTGACCCAAGCCCAGGTCTATATGTCAGCAAGGGCTTATGAAGAAGCGGAGCGGATGTGGGGAATAGAAAGTACGATCAATGAAGAACTTTCTGTTCTGTTTCGACAGCATGGTATGCCGGACGAATGGTTGATGCGGCTGCCGCAGCATTTGCACGGGTTCATCGCTCAAGTGACGCCTTTTCCTAAGGCTACCTTTGTAACGGAAGATCAATTCCTTACAATGGGGGGGAGGCGTTGGGAGCCTATTATGAGTGGTGGACATGCTCCTGGTCATATGTCTTTTTATGATCGGGATAAGAAAATAATGATTTGCGGGGATGCCGTTCTGCCGCAAATATCTCCTAATATTAGTTTACTTCCAGGCAGTGAGACGCATCCGTTGAAAGCCTTTATTAGCGGGCTGGAGCGGCTTCATAAGTATGATGTGAGGATGGCTTTCCCTGGACATCGGAGCCCTTTTGACTATTTTCACGAGCGAATAAGTCTTCTGATTCAGCACCATGAGCAGCGCCTTCTGCGGATGGAGCAGCTGCTGCGGAATGAGCCTTTGACAGGTTTCCAGGTATGCAGCAGCGTATTTGGGACAAAGCTTGGCATCCACCAGATGCGGTTTGCGATGTCGGAGACGCTGGCCCATTTGACTGAGCTTGTGCGTCAAGGCCGTGTGGCTAAACAAGATAGTGCAGGCGGTAAGGAGATTCGTTTTAGTGCACGACAGCAATCTTGCAGTGCGCAATAG